The genomic interval tgtaaagagttttgttattCTGCCTTTTATTacaacttttctgtttccaacactaccacagaagccatcctggTGATTTTACTCCTTTtaaggtagctgagctatcttgggtgtgaTATAAAAGCTAAAGAGCTTTTAAGACCTGGCTCGAAGAGACCAATATAtcacaccaggagctgccagcacagcagggtgaCCCTCATCTCTGTCTCTCAGGTGATGTGATCCGGCCTGGGGACCTGAAGTGCATCCCCAACGAGGGGATGCCTGTCTACAGGAGCCCCTTTCAGAAAGGAAAGCTCATCCTGCAGTTCGAGGTGAGCTAGAGCAGGGTGCTGGGACTTGACATCTCCCACCTCTGGCCTTCCCGAGCTGCCTGACGTTGCTGTCTGCTCCCAGGTGAAGTTCCCCGAGCCGGGCTGGCTCCCCGCAGAGCGCCTGCGGCAGCTGCAGGCCTTCTTCCCGCCGCAGGAGGAGGTGATGGCCACGGAGGACACGGAGGAGGTGGAGCTCAGCGATTACACGGCTCacggcgggccgggccggcggccCTACACCGGGGAAGCCTATCACGAGGATGACTTCGAGGACGGGATGCGGCAGCACGTGCAGTGCCAGACCTCGTAGCGGGGTGGGGCCCGGAGCCGCccgggggcaggcagggcagggccgggccagGCGATGGGGAGGGGCTGCCACCTTCAGGGATGTACATAGGTCACATTTCCGACAGCACCTCACCTACCCCGCCCCCCCGGGAGCCTCcagagccccctgccctgccggcagagccccctgccctgccctggctccagccccggGGGGCACAGGGCGGGCTCCAGCTGCcgctgctggagaggagcagggggtACCCCGTgcccctgcctcagtttccccatctgcTGTGGTGTGGTGGGGCCAGGCTTGTGCTGGAGGCAgtgtggggagaggggaagtACTCACCCCCTTTGGGGATGCctcactcccagccccaccctggggaCCTGCTGCCCGGGCCCCCAGCTCCTTGCTTTGCCCGTTTCTTTCCTTACTGGAGCCTGGCTCAGGCCTGGGATGCAGAGGGGGTggttcttttctctttgcacAGGACaggaggggttgggggggaCCCGtccctttccttttatttatttttggaagaattttagaagtttttcctttttttgttttgttttttgggggagggggggcggTGACTTTGTACTTGGCATTAAACGCGAATCCCAACTCGGTGTGTGGGGTTGAGCCTGGGACAGAGtgtggggcaggcagggtgtGGGGTTGAGcgtggggcagcaggagccccggGGCAATGACTGCCCCGCTTTGATCCCGggtgtgcctcagtttccccatcctTACCcaactgggagctgctgggtcctgccttcctctgcccctgcccgctcccagctcctcctgctccagcaggggaGCACAAGCCTGGGTAGGGAGGGGTCTGTCCCACTCCCTTCCCCCCTTTGCCAGCCCTGTAACCCCCCCCCCGTTGTCCCTCtgcaacccccccccccccccgttgTCCCTCTGCTCTTCTCCCCTGTCTGGACTCAGTCTTGACCCCATGCAcacccccagtccctctccctgtccttgtAACTTCCCATCTCCAGTTACCCTCCTGGGCCCTCTCATCATCTCAGCATCCCTGCAGACCCCACAGTAGAGGCAGACTCCCCCCAAATTGCTTCAACCCCTCCCCTTTTTCAGCCCTGCACTCACCCCATGGGAGATTCCAGCCATGGCTGGGCTACTGAGCTGCTAAGGGagatccccccaaaaaatacccTACTGGGGGGCCCACTGCATCCCAAAGCCCCCTGCCCCCTCCACACGCTGGACCAGACTCCCCTCCACAGCGGGATGGGGGTGgaaccccccagccctgcccagggcagcccaggccgGGGGGCTCTGTCGGGCTGTGGTTGGaggctccccctcccctggAGCCCAGGAAAGCTGCGGcgccagctgcagctgcagggggagaggaggaggaggaggaggaggaggaggcggcgaGGAGAACAATGCTGGCCGGCCGCCAGCTGAGGGGagtgggggggaaggggggagctcctgcccagcccccggcccgccggGCTGAGTGCGGGCGGTGACAGTCCCTGTCCCCCGGGGCTCGCCACGCCTCGCTGAGCCACCCAGGCGGCAGCgtccctgctgccctgagccgtggggacacccccggggaCACGGTGTCACCCCGGTAAGATGGGGGCACCCCCGAGAGCAGGGTCCCCTCCTGCCACGCTGGGTGCTGGGACCCTGTGCCATGTGCCAGAGCCCACCCGGGCATGTGGCACGATGGCTGCGTGGTGCCCCAGCCGTGCCAGGCACCGAGCAGGGTCCCCAAGCATGTCACACACCCAGAGACCCCTCTGGAGAGCAGGACAGCTGAAAGaccccctggggctggcacctccctgtccccagctcctcgGTCAGTCAGGACGTtttggggggcggggggggatGCCGAGCAGCCAGCCTGGACCAGCCAGGGTgggctccgagctgggcagcGGCCGGCCCGGGGGGTgtgggggtcactggggggtgACCCCAGCCCTTGGGGGGCACAGCTCGGCTGGGGTCATGCTGGATGTGTCCTCTACCCCATCCCCAGCATCACCGGGGCTGGGTGACCCCCCCAAGcctgtcctgtccccctgtgccctgcagggacatcTCTGTCCTGTCcgcctgtgccctgcagggacatcccggcagggcagagcccagcgcAGCCCCCCTCCCGCTCGAAGCCCCCCCGCTCCCTCCCGGCACGGAGCGGGGAGGGGGATGAGACGCGGTTCCCCCACACCCAGCCCAAGCTCTGCTTCCAGAAAATGCACGGAAAAATTGCGGGGTGAGGGGCCAGGGCCCCCCAGGGTCGCGCATTCATTCCCCGCTTTGTCTCCGCAGATGAAAGGCGAGGGGCCAGCccggccccctccccagcccgggggggcagcggggccgccGGGGTCACCGGGGAGGATTAGTGCCGGATTAGAGGCGCCGGGGACCTCGACACCACCCAGGCGGAGCCGCGGGAGGGGGGCCGCAGCCCCCAGAGCGGTTTTGGGGTTACTCACGGCCCCTCCGgcccagcccccctccccagctccgcGCAGAGGAATTCGCTTTTGTTCCGAGAGCAGCCGAGCTCCGGGGAGGGGGCGCCTCCCGCCACTGCCCCTTCGGAGCCCCCCGGCACCCCGGAGCGGCGGAACGGGACCCCCGGGCCGCTGTGGGGGGAGcgcaggcagccccagccccctccccatccagCCGTGCTCCCCCCACTCCTCGGGGTCCCGGAGCCCCCCCAGGGATCCCCCCAGGCCGAGGCGAACCGGAGCCGTCCCCAGGGCTCCCGGGGAAAGCGGATATTCCTCCGGCGGGGGGAAGCCGTCGGAGCCGGGGGCACGGCTGGATTCCATTACCGGCGGCTCCCGGCCcggcgctcccggggtctcCGGGGCCGTGGGGGTGAAGTGGGGAGGGGGCCGGGACCCTCGGGAGAGGCGGGACACGGCCCTGGCAGCGCTCTGGGAACCGCGCCAGGGGTGATGGGCGCCTGCCAAGTGTCCACCTGGAGATACCGGagccttcctccccctcctcctcctcctcctcctccccagggaaggTGTAATTCCACCCTTGCTGCTCCTGGACGAGCTCCCGGGGTGCGGGATCACAGCCCGGGCGTGGGGGTGAAGCCAACGCTGAGCCCTGgctcccttctccatcccccCATCAGGGCTCGGTGGGGCGGTGCCCCCCACCTGCCCCACGGCCGCTCGGGACGGGGGCACTGCCCCCGAGGGGTCCCGGCCCGGTCTGGGGGAggccagctgggcagggaacgGGGGGCAGCGGCACCCCAAAGATCGAAGCAGGGCAGTCCTGCACCCCCACCCTCCCCGCAcccccccagctcagccccggTGTCCTGGGCTAATTAACGCCATCCCATGCAGGGCAATTATCGGCCAGCCCGATAATTAATGAAGCCACAGAACAAACCCACGGGTGCCCCCGGCTCCCCCACCCCAGCCGCGATGGGGTCTCATGCTGAGAGCTGGGCTAGAGCCCAAAGCCCCGGCCCCacgctgccctccctgccccacggTCACCCCACAGTCACCCCACAGTCACCCGCGGTCACCTCGGAGCCACCACCCGCTTCCCACGCGGGATGTGCCAGCCCCGCTGCCGCCCTCGCCCCCGGCCCCTTGCGCAACGGCGGGGGAGGGGATGTGGGGGGCAGGATACGGGGTGTGGGATTTAGGgtgtggggatttggggtgtgggatCTGGAGCGTGGGATCGCGGGTGTGGGATTTAGGGTGTGGGGATTCGGGGTGTGGGATTTAGGGGGAAGGATCTGGGGTGTGGGATCTGGAgcgtgggatttggggtgtgggatttggggtgtgtaATCCGgggtgtgggatttggggtgtgtaATCCGGGGTGTGGGAATCGGGGGTTTGGGATCCAGAGGGAGGGATCCAGGCTGTGGGATCTGGAATGTGGGATCTggaatgtgggatttggggtgtgggatCTGGAGTGTGGGATCCAGTGGGAAGGATCTGGGGTGTGGGATCTGGAGTGTAGGATTTGGAGTGCAGAATTTGGGGTGAAAGATCCGGGGTGCAGAATCCAGGGTTTGGGATATGGtgtgtgggatttggggtgtgaaAGTGTGGGGTGCAGAATCCAGGGTGTGGGATTCAGACTGTAGGATGTGGGGAGCAGAATCTGGGGTGTGGGATCTGGAgcgtgggatttggggtgtgtaATCCGGGGTGTGGGAATCTGGGGTGTGGGATCTGGAGTGTGGGATCCAGAGGGAGGGATCCAGGCTGTGGGATCTGGAGTGTGGGATTTGAGGTGCAGAATTTGGGGTGAAAGATCCGGGGTGTGGGATTCAGACTGTAGGATGTGGGGAGCAGAATCTGGGGTGTGGGATCTGgagtgtgggatttggggtgtgtaATCCGGGGTGTGGGAATCTGGGGTGTGGGATCCAGAGGGAGGGATCCAGGCTATGGGATCTggaatgtgggatttggggtgtgggatCTGGAGTGTGGGATCCAGTGGGAAGGATCTGGGGTGTAGGATCTGGAGTgtaggatttggggtgcagaaGTTGGGGTGAAAGATCCGGGGTGCAGAATCCAGGGTTTGGGATATGGtgtgtgggatttggggtgtgaaAGTGTGGGGTGCAGAATCCAGGGTGTGGGATTCAGACTgtaggatttggggtgcagaatCCGaggtgtgggatttggggtgcagaatCCGGGGTGCAGATCTAGGGTGCAGAATCTGGGATGTGGGATCCAGAGACCCAGAGTGTGAGATCTGTGCGCCAGTGGGACCAGGAGGAGAGACAGGGATACCCCGGGGGGCGTCACAGGACATTTATTGAAAAAGGGGGAGGAAACAGAGGGAAGTTGGACCCTGGGGGGGGCTGGgacctggcactgcccctggtTGGGGGGGTTTGGTGCTCCCATCTGGTACCATATTCACAAATAAATACTGGGGAGGGGTcgcggggcagggctgggggctgcgggAACCAACAGCAGCGCGAACCCAAAGCAgctcaaaccagcccaaaaggCAGGGAGGGGCCGCGTTACCCCCCGACGCAGCCGGCACCGAGCCAGGCCCCGAGCGAGAGCAGGACGGGACGGGAGATTCTGCTGCCCCCGGAGAGCCCCGCCCTGCAGGGGGAGGGAAatccgtgtgtgtgtgtgtgtgtgtgtgtgtgtgtccccaaaAAAGGGGGTTCGCTGCTGTACCCCCGCGGGGGGATGCAACACCTCCCCTGTGAGAGGGAGAGGAGTGCAGGGgactgaggggacacggggtggGAGAGGGGGGATATGGGGGGGGTCAGCTGAGACGGGGGAGGGTCACTCCCGAATGTAGACCCTGGTGCACACAACGTCGTCGGCTGTCATGGTCTGCCAGGAGAAGCGGGGTTGGTCACAGGTGTGGCTGTGcctcctcagtgtccccatccaccccctcctgtccccatccacccctgtccccatcccagtactctcctctcccctttccccccctcctgtccccatctgccccctcctgtcccctttccccccttcctgtccccatcccagcgCTCTCCTGTCCtccattcctgtccccatcccagtgctctccTGTCCCCCTTcccccattcctgtccccatcccagcgCTCTCCTGTCCCCCTTcccccattcctgtccccatcccagcgctctcctgtcccctttccccccttcctgtccccatcccagcgCTCTCCTGTCCtccattcctgtccccatcccagcgctctcctgtcccctttcccccattcctgtccccatcccagtgctctccTGTCCtccattcctgtccccatcccagcgCTCTCCtgtcccccttccccccttcctgtccccatcccagcgctctcctgtcccctttccccccttcctgtccccatccacccctcctgtccccatccgAGTACTCTCCtgtccccttccccccttcctgtcccctttccccccttcctgcccccatccaacccctcctgtcccctttgCTCCCCTCCTGTCGCCATCCCAGCTCCGAGGGAGCTCCCAGAGGGCAGCGCTGCCCCCAGGCCCCGGTTGGCCCTGGTTGGCCCCGGTTGGCCCTGGTTGGCCCCGGTTCCCCGTTCCCCTCACCAGGATGAGCTCCCCGTCGTTGCTCATCTCCCGGGACCAGCCCGTCCTGGGCCCATCGCCCTTGAGCAGGCGCTGCTCGCACACCATCTTGTTCTTGCTCTCGCCCTCCCAcctggccaggctctggggggcacagggggcagcGCTGGGGGGGGGGTGTGGGCACCCCCggggcacctcctgccctccctggggcacctcctgccctcccGGGGCAGCTGTCACCAGCCCCGGGGGCAGAACGGGCCGtttgtccctgtgccaggggggtGCGGGATcaccggggggcaccgggagaGGATGGGGGCACAACAGGGGCTGGGAGGCACAGGGAGGAGTTGGGGGGCACAGAGAATGGTTGAAGGGCACAATGAGGGGATGATGGCACAGGGAGGAGTTGGGGGCACaatggggggcacagggagggggttGAGTGGCACAACAAGGGGATGGGGGGCACAATGAGGGGAtgatggcacagggaggggttgggggcACAATGGGGGTTGGGGGGCACAAGGAGGAGTTGGGGGGCACAATGAGGGGATGATGGCACAGGGAAGGGcatggggggcacagggaggggttgggggaaCACGGAGAGGTTGAGGGGTACAATGAGGGGTtgggggcacagggaagggatgggggtgcaggaggggatgggggtgcaggaggggatggggagctcAGCAAAGTCCTGGGGGGCAGAGAAGAGGTTGGGGTGCAGGAGAAGGGGAAGCtgtggggagaaggggctgtgtgcacagacagacacacatgAGAGCTCCTGGCCTCGTGCCAAACAAGTGTGCAAACTCTCAGTGTGCATAGACACGTCCCTGCACACACCCACACCTGTGTGTGcacctgtgtgcacagcagagctgggtgtgccCCCTGTGAtgggtgtgtgtgcagggggtGTGCACAGGGGTGTGACACAGGGGagagagagctgctgccctgctgcaaagtgtgcacacacacacagacacagagtcacacttacacacacacacacagacacacacagtcacactgaCACACACAGGGTCACACTGAAAcacacactgacacacacagggtcacactgacacacacacacagacacacacagtcacactgacacacacatacacacactgacacacacagacacacacagacacactgacacacagggtcacagtcacacacacacacacagagtcacaCTGACACACACAGGGTCACACTGAAAcacacactgacacacacagggtcacactgacacacatacacacactgacacacagggtcacacacacactgacacacagaatcacactgacacacacacacacacacagggtcaCATTGACTCACACAGGGTCACACTgacacagtcacacacacactgacacacacagGGTCACACTGACACAAACACACTgacacagtcacacacacacactgacatacacagacacacaaaaaacacacactcacacacacacatagtcacacacatggacacagtcacacaggcacacacacaatcatacacacacacacacagaatcacacacaATCATACATACAGACACACTCATGcacacacagtcacacacagACCCTTACACTCACAGACACACCCATACTCACAGTCTCACACTCACTCACTCACACCCACTCACACCCTtactcacactcacacacactgacacacacacCCACTCTCTCACACACTCTCAAACTCACAGTCTTGCACTTTCACAcccactctcacacacacatttcaCACACTCACACCCCCACACCCCCTCACATTCTCACAGTCACCCACCCACTCCctcacacacagacactcacactctcacacacacacattcacacactcacactctcacacacacattcaTACTCTCACattcacactcacacacactcacactctcacacacagacactcacacacagacactcacactctcacacacacactctcacattcacactcacacactctcacacacagacattcacacactcacactcacactctcACACTCACTCTCACTCCCCCACGCGTGTGCAGCACCCGTGCCCGGTCCCACCTTGCAGGGCCGCCCATCCACCGTCTGCTCCTCGAACTCCTCTCCCACCCTGAAGCGGATCTCGGTGGTGCGCACGGGGGTCGAGGTGCGGATGTAGAAGCTCTCCCCGTCCTGCCGGATCTCCACCGCCGGCttggccgccgccgccaccgcgaTCTTCCTCAGCATCACGTTCACGCCTGGAGGGGACACGGTGGCACCGAGCGTGCCCGGTGACCGGGGGGCGGCCCCGCACTTGGCggtgacacagcccagggcacaggtggCTCCAGGCAACCCGGGAGGGGGGGGACGGGCGAGCCCCCCCGGCCACCGCTGGGCCACATCTGGCTCTCGTTACCTGGCGGAGGGGGCTGGGGTGGCGCCGGATGCGCCCCGGGGAAGGGACGGGGGTGACGGGGGCAAGGGCTGGCCCAGAGCGGGGTGACAGCGGGGACAAGGGCCCCGGTCCGAGCTCTGTGTTCGGTGACCTGCGTGACCCCCCCCGAGGGTCCCGCGTCTCCCCCCGCAGCCCCCTCGGCAGCCGCGGGGCAGCTGCGGCTTTGTCCCCGCTCCAGAGGCGGCTCATCCATCACGGCCCGGAGCTGTCACGGGGGAGCTGCTTTGGGGACATTGTTCCCGTGTCACCCTCGGGGTGGGGACTGACCCCCCGAGAGGGTCCCCGCACAAAGGAAGCGCCCCCGGCGCAGCAGGGGGGAGACACGGAGGAGCCGAACCCCCGCGCAGTGGGAAGGGACGTGTCCCTGAGGGGTCCCCTCCAAGCCCCCCACGAACACCCCCAGGCCCGATTCACACCGGAGGGGTGCCCGAGACCCCAGACACCGCCCCCCACATGATGCTGACGGGGGTGGGGTAGCAGAAACAGCCCCCAAAGGGAGCAAAACCAAAGCTCGGATGGTTTGGGGTCAGTCTGGGGGGCTGGAGCTGATAAAGTCCCCAGCTCCCGGGGGGAGCCCCCACTTGCGCCgtgggaaaggagcagggctCCGGGGGGGGGCTGGcagatttattttcctgctgaggTTTCCCCGAGCCGGTTCCATCAgcggggccagggcagggagaaggggagaCGGGGGATCGGGAGTGAAACCCAAGAAAGTGATAATTATCCTGAAATATTCGTTACGTATCCCCTAACCTGGAAAATATTCTGCTCCGGCAGCTCCCCGGCTGGCCAGGAGCGGGTCAGGCTGAGGGAAGCAGTGCGGGAGCTGGATTTGATCCTGCCCGAAGCCCCGGGGACCCCCTCCCGGCCCGTGCCCCCCAGTTCCAGCCCCCACCGTGAGTCCTGGCCCTCCCCACCCCCGCTCAGCGCGGACCCGGCTCCGCCGTGGGGGGCAAAGGGGCCCGAGATGAGGCCGGGGAgagtgggaccccaaaacccccacaaaaagGGTCCTGCCCgggctggttttggggacaCCGGCTGTACCCGGAgtccctggggcaggtgagaccACGGGAGCTTTCGGGATGGGGGGTGGATGGGACCGGGGTGGTGCGGGTCCGTGCTTGGGGGAGCACCAgggtggggaaactgaggcaggaaagGGGGGAGAACCCGCAGGGGGATCCCTCGGGAGCGGGGCACGCTGCCCGGCCCCGTCGTGCCTCTGAGTCCTCAGCGGGGCACCGAGCACCAGAGCTTCGCTCAaagggggagcagagggatccCCGCGGCACACGGCGGCTccgggcaccggcaccgccgGGCTGtgagaggatttggggggagatggggggaaccccccggcccccgcccgaGGGAGCCCCGGAGAGCGGGGATCCACTCACCCAGcgccttcagcagctcctcgaaGTTCTCCGAGCTTTTCATCTTCCAGTTCCCGGAGAAGTTGGGCATCGCGGCTGCCGGCCCGGGGGGCGCAGGGAGGGCACCGAGGGGGGAATGAGGAGTTCGAGGGCTCCGCCGCTCCCTCGGCACCAGCACCGGCCCCGCCGCTGGCTCcctccgtccgtccgtccgtcccgTCCCGCCCGCGCCGCCGTTTTATCGCCGGGCTGGTCCCaccccccggccccggccccggcccgggggcTCCGCGCTCACCTGCGGAGCGAGAGCCCAGGGCGAGCCCCCCGCCCCGATTTGCCGTGGGGGTGCCGGCTGGAGGCACCACCTGGTCTGCCTGTCCCCCCCAAACGCCTCCCATCCCCCCGAGATCCGTACCCTGCTCACCTCCCTGCactccccaggctggggcatctccctggctgcccccgATCTCCAGCATCCCCCCGAAACTGCCTGCACCCCACATGCGCTGCACCCCCAAATCTCTCTGGACCCCTCCAAGCTGCCTGtacccccccccaaatctgccTGTAGCCCCCCAAGCCGCCTGCACCCCCCGATCTCCATGCATCCCCCCACAGCTGCGTGCACCCCCAAATCTCGCCGCACCCCCCGAGTGTGCACAGCACACGCGTGTTCGCACGGGTGTGACGCTGGCACGGGCGTGTGTGGGTGCCTGTGCTCACTTGTGCACACGTGGATTTGATCCTCCACTTTCCCAGCCTCATCATCACGAAAACTCAGGCACGAACTCACAAACTCTCACAAAAACTCACAAACTCACTCCCAAACTGTGTCTGTGCACACTCGTGGGGCTGTGGCCGAGCTGCCAGGGGCAGGTGAAACCCCGCTCCCAGCCTGGTAAGGAGCTCCGAGGGATTTCCCGAGGTTTCTCAGCCCTGGGAACCGCCGCGGGAAGGGCAGGTTGTGCCGCGGGGCCGGTTCTgggcaagaaaagcaagaaatggCGTTTCTGgttcagcaggagctgtggaatGGAAGGAGAGAGGTTTCTTCTCCTATTTGGGGTGAAAAGGCTTCACAGAGCCCCCCGTGGcccccctgctcctggccacatcccccctgtgcccccagaaCCTCCGGCTCAGGCCGGCGAGCCAAGTCCCGGCTTGCCGCATCCCTAATCCCCTGAAGAACAGGATTTCTCACCAGGCGCTGACACAACCTCACCTACAGCAGCGCCGGGGCCGTGCCACAGGGCACGGGGACAGCCACAGGGCCAGGCAGCGCTGCAGGGGCTCGGGGAGGGGTCACCCCAACCCCTTCACCCCAGCGACGCAACAGCTGCCTCCCCCCATGCGGACTCACTTGGGTTTGCTCCAAAtctggggaaaatgggaaaaaagcaTCTCCATTCCAGGGCAAGTGGGTGGAGGGGTCTGGGGTGGGATCTGCCTGTAAACCCCCAGGGGCCCCCCCGTGCCCCTGGTCCCGCGCTGGGTACCATGACCCAGTGGGGTGTGAGCGCCAGCACCGGCAGCCCCACATCTGGAAGGGATTCTGCCGGGAAGGGCGGATGAAGCCTTTGCACcccaccctcctctccctccctcccgtcCTGATGAAGGCCTGGGGCGGGCGGGCGAACCACTGGCCCCAAATAACCCCCCCCCGGAGCGCCGGTCACACCTGGGAAGGGCACGGATTCCCTGGGAGGCGGGTGGGGAGCCGTGTGCcggtgccagggcagcagcagcagctggctcagCCTCCGGAAACATCCGGCACCGTCCGCCGCCCGCACCCCCCTTCCCGGCAAAAATCCTCACAAACCGCAGAAATCCCGAGCGCAAAGCCTGGGGagggctcccccagcccgggcagggctccATCGCTGCCCCGGTACCCCCGTGGGGGCCCCCCCAAAATGCTCTCggtgccccagagcccctcccgGGGGGATGGGGGGGTGCTTGGGGATGCTCCCCCCTCTCCGGTGCCCGGGATCCACCCCGGGAGGAGCTGTCGGGTACCCTCACCCCACACAGGAGCCGAAGCGGTTGGGGGTCATCCCAATGTGGGAGAGAAGATGGGGGGCTCCTCTGTGGGGGGCGAAGCCTGAGCAAGGGCAGGTCGCCCGTCCTCTCCGCCCCATGTCCCCACAAATCCTTCGCAGCTGGCGGGACGCAGCCCCCACCCCCCGCCTCTGGCCACGGCCACGGCCGCTGCGGAAATGAAACACAGCTGGACGGCGCGaccgagcccggcccggccccgcggccgctGGGACCCCCGGCTGTGGGGCGGGAGGGAGCCCACGTGCCCCAGGACCTCTGCTGTGCGGCCCCAGCGGGGCTCTGCCCTGGTTCCGGACCCTTTCTCAGCTCCAGGACCCTGCCCCGGCCCGGGACCCCTACTCACCTCCAGGACCtccctggccagggacccttACTCAGCTCCAGAACCCCGCCCTGGTCCAGAACTCTGCCCTGGTTCCGGACCCTTTCTCAGCTCCAGAACCCTGCCCTGGTTCCGGACCCTTTCTCAGCTCCAGGACCCTGCCCTGGTCTGGGACCCCTACTCAGCTCCAGGACCCTGCCCCGGCTCGGGACCCCCACTCATGTCCAGGACTCTGCCCTGGTTCCGGACCctgacccagcccagcctcGGGACTTTTCCTCCGTCCCGCGACTCTTCCCCAGCCCCgggacccttccccagccccaggaccctTCCTCAGCCCCGGGAAGCCCCCCCGTTCCAGCCCCATTCGGAGGGACCCCAGGCTGAGATCGCAGCGATCCCCCGGACCCTGACCCGCATCCCGCACCCTCCGGGGGCTGGGGCCCGGCCGGCTGCTTCTCATTTCCAGGGCCATAAACCCCTTTAACGACC from Haemorhous mexicanus isolate bHaeMex1 chromosome 31, bHaeMex1.pri, whole genome shotgun sequence carries:
- the CRABP2 gene encoding cellular retinoic acid-binding protein 2, whose protein sequence is MPNFSGNWKMKSSENFEELLKALGVNVMLRKIAVAAAAKPAVEIRQDGESFYIRTSTPVRTTEIRFRVGEEFEEQTVDGRPCKSLARWEGESKNKMVCEQRLLKGDGPRTGWSREMSNDGELILTMTADDVVCTRVYIRE